Genomic DNA from Magnolia sinica isolate HGM2019 chromosome 4, MsV1, whole genome shotgun sequence:
TCCAAAGGAACCTCGCCGAATGTGAGGTAGCTATAAATCGGGTCCATCTAACTCGGAGTATTATCTACTGGATTGACCGTTTTCTTCTCTGTTTGGTCAATGTTCAGATTTTCTATGAATTCCACTAGAATGATTCACGGGATCTTCCCTTCTTTGGCAGATGCTAGCTTTGCCAGGGCGTCAGCCCAGGAATTTTCTGCTCTAGGAATCTGGGGGATCTGGGGGATAGTGCAGCTCCAAAATCTTTCTATCAATTTCCTCACCTTGTCTAGGTAAGCGATCATCCTAACCTCCTTGACCTCGTATTCGGTGGAGATATGATTCACAACTAGCTGAGAATCACATCGTACCTGAAAAGACTAGACCCCCAGGCTAGCCACCAGCCAGAGTCTGACTAGCAGAGCCTCGTACTCTGCCTCATTGTTAGAGGCCTTGAAACGAATCTGATCGGGTACTGGATGGATGTGGAATCAGGCGAGACCAGGACAATTCCTGCTCCGAAACGCTTGGCATTGGACGACCTGTCTACATAGAGAATCCATCCTGGTTCTAATACCGCTTTCTGATCATTTAAAGGAACAGGCGAAGGAGTCATCTCAACTTCGGCACTGACCCCTCCGTTCGGGGTGGTGAATTTCGCGATAAAGTCGGCCACGACTTGGCCCTTAATTGTTGTCCTTCGTCGGAACTGGATGTCAAACTCCCTGagttcgatggcccacttggttagCTAACCTGACACTTCGGGCCTCTGGAGGACTTGTTTAAGGGGAGAATCGGTCAATACGATGACGGAATGGGCCTGAAAGTATGGATGCAACCTCCGAGCTAAGATGACGAGATAGAGTGCTAACTTCTCCAGAGTCGGATATCTCGTCTCGGCAGCCACCATGGCCGTACTCACATAATAAACGGGATGCTACTTGCCTCTTACCTCTCTAATCAGTGTCGAGCTAATAGCTAAGGCTGAGACCGCGAGATATAAGCACAAGGGCTCGCCTTCTTCAGGCTTAGACAATAAGGGTAGTGAACCTAAGTACTGTTTTAGCTATTGAAAGGCCTGTTCATATTCCATTGTCCATTCTGCCTTCTTATAACCCTTCAATTGTtgaaagaaggggagacatttatcTGTGGCTCTGGATATGAACCGTCCAAGCGTTGCTACTCGTCCAGTGAGGCATTATATCTCCTTGACAGTCTGAGGCAAACTCATATTGAGGAGGGGTTCGCTTCAATGCCCCTCTGGCTGACTTGAAACCCGAGGAATTTACCAGAGCCAACTCCGAAGGCGCACTTCGCAGGATTTAACTTCATCTGGTATTCTTGGAGGATGGTAAAAGTTTCCCTAAGATCTGCCAAGTGATCGGACGCCTTGATGCTCTTTACAAGCCTGTCATCGACATACACTTCCATAATGTGCCCGATTTGTTTGGTGAATATCTGATTCACCGGCCTTTGATACGTGGCCCCAGCATTCTTCAGGTCaaatggcatgacccggtaacagtaaAGTCCCTTGTCAGTGATGAAGGTAGTCTTCTGCCGATCTGGGGGATGCATCGCGATCTGATTATACCCAGAATAGGCATCTAGGAAGGAGAGTAGTTCGTGCCCTGCTGTGCTATCCACTAGCTGATCGATCCAAGGCAATGGGAAGCTATCATTCAGACGGGCCTTATTCAGATCTGAGTAATCCACACAGACCCACCATTTTTCGTTGGCCTTCTTAACGAGGACCACGTTTGAGATCCAATCGGGATAGTGTACCTCCTCTATGAAGCCAGCGTCAAGCAGGATGGAGACTTCGTCGGCTATGGCTTCGTACTGCTCGGCATTGAACGGTCTCCTCTTTTATTTCATGGGTTTATGATCCAGGTCCACATTCAGCCTATAGACCATGACATTCGGGGAGATCCCAGGCATGTCGTCATGCGACCATGTAAAGACATCCCTATGTCGCTGTAGGAAAGTCAGCATTTCAGACCGCTACTCAGAATTTAATGACGTTTCGAGCTGAACGGGCttactcggatctgcttcatcgAGCGGTACTTTCTCCAGGTCTTCCACAGATGAGTCCTGTGCAGGTCCTCTGGATCTAAGACGTTGACAATGAGTGTTTGTTTCACAGACCCTTTCTTTACTGCTATAACGTAACATCTTCAAGCTTCGCGCTGATCGCCTCAGAGGTAACCTGTTCTGCCCTCGGTAGAaaacttc
This window encodes:
- the LOC131244188 gene encoding uncharacterized protein LOC131244188; its protein translation is MTEQLSKELRVSPCSLTFTEDDAHGIQHPHDDALVVTITIANYKVYHILVDIGSSADVIYSEAFKRMGIPKSCLRPVKTPLDSFVEEKVISEGAISLPVTAGKGQHQATLMVDFLVVNVPSVHNVILGRPSLNAMRAVVSTYHLMMKFSTEGRTDPEDLHRTHLWKTWRKYRSMKQIRRRPFNAEQYEAIADEVSILLDAGFIEEVHYPDWISNVVLVKKANEKWWVCVDYSDLNKARLNDSFPLPWIDQLVDSTAGHELLSFLDAYSGYNQIAMHPPDRQKTTFITDKGLYCYRVMPFDLKNAGATYQRPVNQIFTKQIGHIMEVYVDDRLVKSIKASDHLADLRETFTILQEYQMKLNPAKCAFGVGSGKFLGFQVSQRGIEANPSSI